Proteins from a genomic interval of Kineococcus rhizosphaerae:
- a CDS encoding L-rhamnose mutarotase, whose protein sequence is MERTLHTRLHADALEAYDRLHARVPDDLLQALADAGVRDWRIWRDGRDVFHWLDVEDYTAMREFLREHPANLAWQAQVTPLQSTPDDYDGGDDGLPFVWSFAEQRRG, encoded by the coding sequence ATGGAGAGGACGCTGCACACGCGCCTGCACGCCGACGCGCTCGAGGCCTACGACCGGCTGCACGCCCGGGTGCCGGACGACCTGCTCCAGGCCCTCGCGGACGCCGGGGTCCGCGACTGGCGGATCTGGCGCGACGGGCGCGACGTGTTCCACTGGCTCGACGTCGAGGACTACACCGCGATGCGGGAGTTCCTGCGCGAGCACCCGGCGAACCTGGCCTGGCAGGCGCAGGTGACCCCGCTGCAGTCCACCCCGGACGACTACGACGGCGGCGACGACGGGCTGCCATTCGTGTGGAGCTTCGCCGAGCAGCGCAGGGGCTGA
- a CDS encoding FadR/GntR family transcriptional regulator, which translates to MAVTDEAIEKIKRMILGGELRPGDRLPREAELSAVLGLSRNSLREAVRALALINVLDVRQGDGTYVSSLEPGVMLDAMTFVVDVQRDDSLLEFLEVRRLLEPSATSMATTRMSEEEIAGLATLLDDLGPDPSVEDLVANDQEFHRRIALGSGNSVLASLIESFSAPLHRARVWRGLTQESATTRTLDEHRAIQQAMAARQHDVARAWAHVHVAGVEQWLRSVSSDRRGPSGPPAAAG; encoded by the coding sequence GTGGCCGTCACCGACGAGGCGATCGAGAAGATCAAGCGGATGATCCTCGGCGGTGAACTGCGCCCGGGCGACCGGCTGCCCCGCGAGGCGGAGCTGTCCGCGGTCCTCGGGTTGTCGCGCAACTCCCTGCGCGAGGCCGTGAGGGCACTGGCCCTCATCAACGTCCTCGACGTCCGGCAGGGTGACGGGACGTACGTCTCCAGCCTGGAACCGGGCGTGATGCTGGACGCGATGACGTTCGTCGTCGACGTCCAGCGCGACGACTCGCTGCTGGAGTTCCTCGAGGTGCGCCGGCTGCTGGAACCGTCGGCCACGTCGATGGCGACGACCCGCATGAGCGAGGAGGAGATCGCCGGCCTGGCGACGCTGCTGGACGACCTCGGCCCGGACCCGTCGGTGGAGGACCTCGTCGCCAACGACCAGGAGTTCCACCGCCGGATCGCGCTGGGGTCGGGGAACTCGGTGCTGGCCTCGCTCATCGAGAGCTTCTCCGCACCCCTGCACCGGGCCCGGGTGTGGCGCGGGCTCACCCAGGAGTCCGCGACGACGCGGACCCTGGACGAGCACCGCGCCATCCAGCAGGCGATGGCCGCCCGCCAGCACGACGTGGCCCGCGCCTGGGCGCATGTCCACGTCGCGGGGGTGGAGCAGTGGCTGCGGTCGGTCAGTTCAGACCGTCGTGGGCCTTCTGGACCTCCTGCGGCCGCAGGGTGA
- a CDS encoding L-fuconate dehydratase: MARFTSFTTHDVRFPTSRDLDGSDAMNPDPDYSAAYVVIGTDAGDGLEGHGFAFTIGRGNDVQVAAIEALAGHVLGRDVDAALDDMGATWKSFVDDSQLRWLGPEKGVMHMAISAVVNALWDLRAKRAGLPLWDLLSRMSPEELVALVDFRYLTDALTREEALELLRRSEPGRAERRAELLRTGFPAYTTSPGWLGYSDDKLVRLAREAVADGFTQIKLKVGAHVEDDVRRLELARATVGPDVRIAVDANQRWDVGDAVEWISRLAPFDPWWVEEPTSPDDVLGHAAIRRAVAPVKIATGEHVQNRIVFKQLLQAGSLDVLQIDAARVAGVNENVAILLLAAKFGVPVCPHAGGVGLCELVQHLSMFDFVAVAGTREDRVVEYVDHLHEHFVDPVVVERGAYRAPTTPGFSAQILPRTLRHFAFPDGAEWTAATAATDTAAVPITTAPGRQVPA, from the coding sequence ATGGCCAGGTTCACGAGCTTCACGACGCACGACGTGCGGTTCCCCACCTCGCGCGACCTCGACGGTTCCGACGCGATGAACCCCGACCCGGACTACTCCGCGGCCTACGTCGTCATCGGCACCGACGCCGGCGACGGGCTGGAGGGGCACGGTTTCGCCTTCACCATCGGGCGCGGCAACGACGTGCAGGTGGCCGCCATCGAGGCCCTGGCCGGGCACGTGCTGGGCCGCGACGTCGACGCCGCCCTCGACGACATGGGCGCGACGTGGAAGTCCTTCGTCGACGACTCCCAGCTGCGGTGGCTGGGGCCGGAGAAGGGCGTCATGCACATGGCGATCTCCGCGGTCGTCAACGCCCTGTGGGACCTGCGGGCCAAACGGGCCGGGTTGCCGCTGTGGGACCTGCTGAGCCGGATGAGCCCCGAAGAGCTCGTCGCCCTCGTCGACTTCCGCTACCTCACCGACGCGCTCACGCGCGAGGAGGCGCTGGAGCTGCTGCGGCGCAGCGAACCGGGCCGTGCCGAACGGCGGGCCGAGCTCCTGCGCACCGGCTTCCCCGCCTACACGACCTCGCCCGGCTGGCTGGGGTACTCCGACGACAAGCTCGTGCGGCTGGCGCGGGAGGCCGTGGCCGACGGGTTCACCCAGATCAAGCTCAAGGTCGGGGCCCACGTCGAGGACGACGTGCGCCGCCTGGAGCTGGCCCGCGCCACCGTCGGTCCGGACGTGCGGATCGCCGTCGACGCCAACCAGCGCTGGGACGTCGGCGACGCCGTCGAGTGGATCTCCCGGCTCGCGCCGTTCGACCCGTGGTGGGTGGAGGAACCCACCAGTCCCGACGACGTCCTCGGGCACGCCGCGATCCGGCGCGCCGTGGCCCCGGTGAAGATCGCGACCGGTGAGCACGTCCAGAACCGCATCGTGTTCAAGCAGCTCCTGCAGGCGGGGTCGCTGGACGTCCTGCAGATCGACGCGGCCCGCGTCGCCGGGGTGAACGAGAACGTCGCGATCCTGCTGCTGGCCGCCAAGTTCGGCGTCCCGGTGTGCCCGCACGCCGGCGGGGTGGGGTTGTGCGAGCTCGTGCAGCACCTGTCGATGTTCGACTTCGTCGCCGTCGCCGGCACCCGCGAGGACCGCGTCGTCGAGTACGTCGACCACCTGCACGAGCACTTCGTCGACCCCGTCGTCGTCGAGCGCGGCGCCTACCGCGCCCCGACCACCCCGGGGTTCAGCGCGCAGATCCTGCCGAGGACACTGCGGCACTTCGCCTTCCCCGACGGTGCCGAGTGGACGGCCGCCACCGCGGCCACGGACACCGCGGCCGTGCCCATCACCACGGCCCCCGGCCGGCAGGTCCCCGCGTGA
- a CDS encoding SDR family NAD(P)-dependent oxidoreductase — protein sequence MKGLRVLVTGGASGIGAATARRFAQEGAGVVVLDRDATAEFACVEADLSDDASVRAAVAAAAGRLGGLDVLVNNAGIGAVGDVTANPDEEWHRVYDVNVLGIVRTTRAALPHLRDSGRGAIVNTCSIAAWTGIPQRALYSTTKGAVQALTLAMAADHLHDGIRVNCVNPGTADTPWVRRLLDAAEDPEAERAALQARQPTGRLVSAEEVAHAIVHLADPRSSATTGVVLAVDGGMHSLRVPARPTPTED from the coding sequence GTGAAGGGTCTGCGGGTCCTGGTGACCGGCGGGGCGTCGGGGATCGGCGCGGCGACGGCGCGGCGGTTCGCGCAGGAGGGGGCCGGTGTCGTCGTGCTGGACCGGGACGCCACGGCGGAGTTCGCGTGCGTCGAGGCGGACCTGTCCGACGACGCCTCGGTGCGCGCGGCCGTCGCCGCGGCCGCCGGGCGGCTCGGCGGCCTGGACGTCCTGGTGAACAACGCCGGCATCGGCGCGGTCGGGGACGTCACGGCGAACCCCGACGAGGAGTGGCACCGCGTCTACGACGTCAACGTGCTCGGGATCGTGCGCACCACGCGCGCCGCCCTGCCGCACCTGCGGGACTCCGGGCGCGGCGCGATCGTCAACACGTGCTCCATCGCGGCGTGGACGGGCATCCCGCAGCGGGCGCTGTACTCCACGACCAAGGGCGCCGTGCAGGCCCTCACGCTCGCGATGGCGGCCGACCACCTGCACGACGGGATCCGGGTCAACTGCGTCAACCCGGGCACCGCCGACACGCCCTGGGTGCGGCGGCTGCTCGACGCCGCCGAGGACCCGGAGGCCGAACGCGCCGCGCTGCAGGCCAGGCAGCCCACGGGGCGGCTGGTCAGCGCCGAGGAGGTGGCGCACGCCATCGTCCACCTGGCCGACCCCCGGTCCTCGGCGACCACGGGCGTCGTGCTGGCCGTCGACGGCGGGATGCACTCCCTGCGCGTGCCCGCCCGACCCACCCCCACGGAGGACTGA
- the pdxH gene encoding pyridoxamine 5'-phosphate oxidase: MEDPAGRRVDYGERRFEETDLAATPLAQFQAWYDGAVAAGVVEPNAMTVATADADGVSARTVLLKAVDARGFVFFTNYRSRKARGIAHDPRVSLLFGWHGLHRQVAVRGRAEQVPRAETEAYFATRPYGSRIGAWVSEQSQPVASSAELQAREAELRARWPQEVPAPPHWGGFLVRAVEVEFWQGRTSRLHDRLVFVNSGASTDLDGVGNWRVERRQP; this comes from the coding sequence ATGGAGGATCCTGCGGGCCGACGGGTCGACTACGGCGAGCGGCGCTTCGAGGAGACCGACCTCGCCGCCACCCCCCTGGCGCAGTTCCAGGCCTGGTACGACGGGGCCGTCGCGGCGGGCGTCGTCGAACCGAACGCCATGACCGTGGCGACGGCCGACGCCGACGGGGTGTCGGCGCGGACCGTGCTGCTGAAGGCGGTCGACGCCCGGGGTTTCGTGTTCTTCACCAACTACCGCTCCCGCAAGGCGCGCGGCATCGCCCACGACCCGCGGGTGTCGCTGCTGTTCGGCTGGCACGGGCTGCACCGGCAGGTCGCGGTGCGGGGCCGGGCCGAGCAGGTCCCGCGCGCCGAGACCGAGGCCTACTTCGCGACCCGGCCGTACGGCTCGCGCATCGGGGCCTGGGTCAGCGAGCAGTCGCAGCCCGTCGCGAGCTCGGCCGAGCTGCAGGCGCGCGAGGCGGAGCTGCGCGCCCGCTGGCCGCAGGAGGTGCCCGCTCCCCCGCACTGGGGTGGTTTCCTCGTGCGGGCCGTCGAGGTGGAGTTCTGGCAGGGCCGGACCTCCCGCCTGCACGACCGGCTGGTGTTCGTGAACTCCGGCGCGTCGACGGACCTGGACGGGGTGGGGAACTGGCGGGTCGAACGCCGCCAACCCTGA
- a CDS encoding alpha-L-fucosidase, producing MARVREVATSGPYQPTWESLQQYTAPRWYEDAKFGVFIHWGVYSVPAFGNEWYARNMYKQGTKEFEHHVATYGPHTEFGYKDFVEQFRAPQFDPAAWAATFHRAGAQFVVPVAEHHDGFAMYATERSDWNAAVRGPGRDVVGELGEAVRASGMVLGASSHRAEHWWFMNGGTEFDSDVRDPANAAFYGPALRQETAPNEQFLEDWLLRTVELIDRHRPQVLWFDWWIETPAFAPYLKLLAAYYYNSAARWGREVVINYKWQAYPDGAAVYDVERGALQGIHPRVWQNDTSVGRTSWSWVPDQQYKTVGELVAELVDVVAKNGVLLLNVGPKADGTLAPEEVEILHGIGDWLTVNGQAIYGSRPWTIPGEGPTRLAAGSFVDATAREYTGRDVRFTTRTDSAGTHLYAIPLGPVDGGVLRIRSWGTGAGLLGDYDDLTVLGGPGEVSARRTDEALEVDLPAGGSVVRVTLRPQEVQKAHDGLN from the coding sequence CTGGCGCGCGTCCGCGAGGTCGCCACGTCCGGCCCGTACCAGCCCACCTGGGAGTCCCTGCAGCAGTACACCGCGCCCCGGTGGTACGAGGACGCCAAGTTCGGCGTCTTCATCCACTGGGGCGTCTACTCCGTGCCCGCCTTCGGCAACGAGTGGTACGCGCGCAACATGTACAAGCAGGGGACGAAGGAGTTCGAGCACCACGTCGCCACGTACGGACCGCACACCGAGTTCGGGTACAAGGACTTCGTCGAGCAGTTCCGCGCCCCGCAGTTCGACCCGGCCGCGTGGGCGGCGACGTTCCACCGGGCCGGGGCGCAGTTCGTGGTCCCCGTCGCCGAGCACCACGACGGCTTCGCGATGTACGCGACCGAGCGCTCGGACTGGAACGCGGCCGTGCGCGGCCCCGGCCGCGACGTCGTCGGGGAGCTGGGCGAGGCGGTGCGGGCCTCCGGGATGGTGCTGGGCGCCAGTTCGCACCGCGCCGAGCACTGGTGGTTCATGAACGGCGGCACCGAGTTCGACTCCGACGTGCGCGACCCGGCGAACGCCGCCTTCTACGGCCCCGCGCTGCGGCAGGAGACGGCCCCCAACGAGCAGTTCCTCGAGGACTGGCTGCTGCGGACCGTCGAGCTGATCGACCGGCACCGCCCGCAGGTCCTCTGGTTCGACTGGTGGATCGAGACCCCGGCCTTCGCCCCCTACTTGAAGCTGCTCGCGGCCTACTACTACAACTCCGCGGCCCGCTGGGGGCGCGAGGTCGTCATCAACTACAAGTGGCAGGCCTACCCCGACGGGGCGGCGGTCTACGACGTCGAGCGCGGCGCCCTGCAGGGCATCCACCCGCGGGTGTGGCAGAACGACACCTCCGTCGGGCGCACCTCCTGGAGCTGGGTGCCCGACCAGCAGTACAAGACCGTGGGCGAACTCGTCGCCGAACTCGTCGACGTCGTCGCCAAGAACGGCGTCCTGCTGCTGAACGTCGGCCCGAAGGCGGACGGGACGCTGGCCCCGGAGGAGGTCGAGATCCTGCACGGGATCGGCGACTGGCTCACCGTCAACGGCCAGGCGATCTACGGCTCGCGGCCGTGGACGATCCCGGGGGAGGGACCCACCCGGCTCGCCGCCGGGTCCTTCGTGGACGCCACGGCCCGCGAGTACACGGGACGGGACGTACGGTTCACGACCCGGACGGACTCCGCCGGGACCCACCTGTACGCGATCCCGCTGGGGCCGGTGGACGGCGGGGTGCTGCGGATCCGGTCCTGGGGCACCGGGGCGGGGCTGCTGGGCGACTACGACGACCTCACCGTGCTGGGCGGCCCGGGGGAGGTCAGCGCCCGCCGCACCGACGAGGCGCTGGAGGTCGACCTGCCGGCCGGCGGTTCGGTCGTCCGCGTCACCCTGCGGCCGCAGGAGGTCCAGAAGGCCCACGACGGTCTGAACTGA
- a CDS encoding fumarylacetoacetate hydrolase family protein: MKLLRTGPAGAERPVALREDGTHVDLSGVLAADTAWTFEDLDRARAALGSAPVVDVTGQRTGSPVPRPHAVVCIGLNYRDHAAETGAQVPAEPVVFLKIPSTVVGPFDEVLVPRGSTKTDYEVELGVVLGRTVRYLDSAEEGLAAVAGYVVSHDVSEREFQIERGGTWDKGKNCETFNPLGPWFVTADEVGDPSALGLRCWVDGELRQDGTTKDMVFGVGELVRYLSQFTVLEAGALINTGTPAGVALGQPDPKPYLRTGQVVECEIDGLGRMRQVLGAA; encoded by the coding sequence GTGAAACTGCTGCGCACCGGCCCCGCGGGGGCCGAACGACCCGTCGCGCTGCGCGAGGACGGCACCCACGTCGACCTGTCCGGCGTCCTCGCGGCGGACACCGCCTGGACGTTCGAGGACCTGGACCGGGCCCGCGCCGCCCTGGGGAGCGCCCCCGTGGTGGACGTGACCGGGCAGCGGACCGGGTCGCCCGTCCCGCGCCCGCACGCCGTGGTCTGCATCGGGCTGAACTACCGCGACCACGCCGCCGAGACCGGCGCCCAGGTGCCCGCCGAGCCGGTGGTCTTCCTCAAGATCCCCTCCACCGTCGTCGGCCCCTTCGACGAGGTCCTCGTGCCGCGGGGGTCGACCAAGACCGACTACGAGGTCGAGCTCGGCGTCGTCCTGGGCCGCACGGTCCGCTACCTGGACTCCGCCGAGGAGGGGCTGGCCGCCGTGGCCGGGTACGTCGTCTCCCACGACGTCTCCGAGCGCGAGTTCCAGATCGAGCGCGGCGGGACGTGGGACAAGGGCAAGAACTGCGAGACGTTCAACCCGCTCGGGCCGTGGTTCGTCACGGCCGACGAGGTCGGCGACCCCTCCGCCCTCGGCCTGCGCTGCTGGGTCGACGGCGAGCTGCGCCAGGACGGCACCACGAAGGACATGGTCTTCGGCGTCGGTGAGCTCGTGCGGTACCTGTCGCAGTTCACGGTCCTGGAGGCCGGCGCGCTCATCAACACGGGGACCCCCGCGGGTGTGGCGCTGGGGCAGCCGGACCCGAAGCCCTACCTGCGGACCGGTCAGGTCGTGGAGTGCGAGATCGACGGCCTGGGCCGCATGCGCCAGGTGCTGGGGGCGGCGTGA
- a CDS encoding alpha-L-fucosidase produces the protein MAMFTDAPKRPEPYEKFVREVPQWYRDVKFGVFIHWGAYSVPAWAEPIGELGTIERTEWMKHNPYAEWYFNTIRIDGSPAQEHHRTVHGGAPYDDFLDRWSASAFDPADLVDLFRRAGAGYVVPTTKHHDGITLWDAPGTGDRNTVRRGPERDLVAALAEATRAAGLKFGTYYSTGLDWHFADSPPLTGDAGENRPVDRAYADYVFDHLSDLIDKVAPDVLWADIEYPDAGKTAGPKSLLDLFEKYYAAVPEGVVNDRFGLTHWDFRTSEYQAGREAESAGAWENCRGVGFSFGYNQVEDASHYLDGPGAVKHLLDVVSRGGNFLLNVGPDEAGRIPALQRACLEGVADWMALNSPAVHGTTVLDGATASDDPWVRYTRTGSVAHAVVDASGEVVLDLPGVDVASARTPDGTPVTAREDSGRVVVDVPAPKVPGPVVVDLDLL, from the coding sequence GTGGCCATGTTCACCGACGCCCCGAAGCGCCCGGAACCCTACGAGAAGTTCGTCCGTGAGGTCCCGCAGTGGTACCGGGACGTCAAGTTCGGCGTCTTCATCCACTGGGGCGCCTACTCGGTCCCCGCGTGGGCCGAACCCATCGGCGAGCTCGGCACCATCGAGCGCACCGAGTGGATGAAGCACAACCCCTACGCCGAGTGGTACTTCAACACCATCCGCATCGACGGCAGCCCCGCGCAGGAGCACCACCGGACGGTCCACGGGGGCGCGCCCTACGACGACTTCCTCGACCGCTGGAGCGCCTCCGCGTTCGACCCGGCCGACCTCGTCGACCTGTTCCGGCGCGCGGGTGCCGGGTACGTCGTCCCGACGACCAAGCACCACGACGGCATCACGCTGTGGGACGCGCCCGGCACGGGGGACCGGAACACCGTGCGCCGCGGGCCCGAGCGAGACCTGGTCGCCGCGCTCGCCGAGGCGACCCGCGCGGCCGGGCTGAAGTTCGGGACCTACTACTCCACCGGCCTGGACTGGCACTTCGCCGACTCGCCGCCGCTGACCGGCGACGCGGGGGAGAACCGGCCCGTCGACCGGGCCTACGCCGACTACGTCTTCGACCACCTGAGCGACCTGATCGACAAGGTCGCCCCGGACGTCCTGTGGGCCGACATCGAGTACCCCGACGCGGGCAAGACCGCGGGACCCAAGAGCCTGCTCGACCTGTTCGAGAAGTACTACGCCGCCGTGCCCGAGGGGGTGGTCAACGACCGGTTCGGCCTGACCCACTGGGACTTCCGGACCAGCGAGTACCAGGCCGGTCGCGAGGCCGAGTCCGCCGGGGCGTGGGAGAACTGCCGCGGGGTCGGCTTCTCCTTCGGCTACAACCAGGTCGAGGACGCCTCGCACTACCTCGACGGACCCGGCGCGGTGAAGCACCTGCTGGACGTCGTCTCGCGCGGGGGGAACTTCCTGCTCAACGTCGGCCCCGACGAGGCCGGGCGCATCCCCGCGCTCCAGCGGGCGTGCCTGGAGGGCGTCGCCGACTGGATGGCGCTGAACTCCCCGGCCGTGCACGGCACCACGGTCCTCGACGGGGCCACCGCCTCCGACGACCCGTGGGTCCGGTACACCCGCACCGGGTCCGTCGCGCACGCCGTGGTCGACGCGAGCGGTGAGGTCGTCCTCGACCTGCCCGGGGTGGACGTCGCCTCGGCCCGCACCCCGGACGGGACGCCCGTGACGGCCCGCGAGGACTCCGGCCGGGTCGTCGTCGACGTGCCCGCGCCGAAGGTTCCCGGGCCCGTCGTCGTCGACCTGGACCTGCTGTGA
- a CDS encoding FadR/GntR family transcriptional regulator produces the protein MEIVRREPLADRAADLLLERIRSGEWPLGAKLPGETTLGPQLGVGRSTVREAVRRLAGRGVLASRQGAGVFVTALDVPPERGAVLQRAGIVHVLQARLAVESEAAGLAARARTPSDLRTLRRALAGRAAHRDEAEGHVDADTAFHRAVVAAAHNPVLLDLFDSFVPRSRQAMVEMLRIGGPFGSEADQDVHAALADAVGDRDPDRARAVVRTHLEALVAALS, from the coding sequence GTGGAGATCGTCCGACGTGAACCCCTGGCCGACCGGGCCGCCGACCTGCTGCTCGAGCGCATCCGGTCCGGGGAGTGGCCCCTGGGGGCGAAGCTGCCCGGCGAGACGACCCTCGGGCCGCAGCTGGGCGTCGGACGGTCCACGGTGCGCGAGGCCGTCCGCCGGCTCGCCGGCCGCGGCGTCCTGGCCAGCCGCCAGGGCGCGGGGGTGTTCGTCACCGCCCTCGACGTCCCGCCGGAGCGCGGCGCGGTCCTGCAGCGCGCCGGGATCGTCCACGTGCTGCAGGCCCGGCTCGCCGTCGAGTCCGAGGCCGCCGGCCTCGCCGCGCGGGCCCGGACCCCGTCGGACCTGCGGACCCTGCGCCGGGCCCTGGCCGGCCGGGCCGCGCACCGGGACGAGGCCGAGGGCCACGTCGACGCCGACACCGCGTTCCACCGGGCGGTCGTGGCGGCTGCGCACAACCCCGTGCTCCTGGACCTCTTCGACTCCTTCGTCCCGCGGTCGCGGCAGGCGATGGTCGAGATGCTGCGGATCGGCGGCCCCTTCGGCTCCGAGGCCGACCAGGACGTCCACGCCGCCCTCGCCGACGCCGTCGGCGACCGCGACCCCGACCGCGCCCGCGCGGTGGTCCGCACCCACCTGGAGGCGCTCGTCGCGGCGCTGAGCTGA
- a CDS encoding amidohydrolase family protein: MIVDAHHHLWDPRTRAYPWMPAELAAPFTLDDLRRVTQEAGVGRTVLVQTVSDLAETQEFLDVAAASGGLVAGVVGWVDHTRDVPQQVAGLRHRDLLKGVRHQVEDEADPDWLRRPEVVAALGSVGDLVVDLLVRWDQLPAAVDLAERCPQTSFVLDHGAKPPLGTPDLAAWRDGVSRLAAQPNVTGKLSGLFTLAHQDRLAPAVDHLLDAFGPGRLVFGTDWPVSTLAHDYRTVVERTRSLLDPLDEADRAAVLAGNAVRTYRL, translated from the coding sequence GTGATCGTCGACGCCCACCACCACCTGTGGGACCCCCGCACCCGGGCCTACCCCTGGATGCCGGCCGAGCTCGCCGCCCCGTTCACCCTCGACGACCTGCGCCGCGTGACGCAGGAGGCGGGAGTGGGGCGGACCGTGCTCGTGCAGACCGTCTCCGACCTCGCCGAGACCCAGGAGTTCCTCGACGTCGCCGCGGCCTCCGGCGGGCTGGTCGCCGGCGTGGTGGGGTGGGTCGACCACACCCGCGACGTCCCGCAGCAGGTGGCCGGCCTGCGGCACCGCGACCTGCTCAAGGGCGTCCGGCACCAGGTGGAGGACGAGGCCGACCCCGACTGGTTGCGCCGGCCCGAGGTCGTCGCCGCGCTGGGGTCGGTGGGCGACCTCGTCGTCGACCTGCTCGTCCGCTGGGACCAGCTGCCCGCCGCCGTCGACCTCGCCGAACGCTGCCCGCAGACGTCGTTCGTCCTCGACCACGGCGCCAAACCCCCGCTCGGCACCCCGGACCTCGCCGCCTGGCGGGACGGGGTCTCGCGCCTGGCGGCGCAGCCGAACGTCACCGGCAAGCTGTCCGGCCTGTTCACCCTCGCGCACCAGGACCGGCTGGCACCCGCCGTCGACCACCTGCTGGACGCGTTCGGACCCGGCCGGCTGGTCTTCGGCACCGACTGGCCCGTCAGCACCCTGGCCCACGACTACCGGACCGTGGTGGAGCGCACCCGGTCCCTGCTCGACCCGCTGGACGAGGCCGACCGCGCCGCCGTCCTGGCGGGCAACGCGGTGCGCACGTACCGACTGTGA
- a CDS encoding aldo/keto reductase translates to MFALPRWGLGSAALGNLYTAVSDEDARATVDACWDAGIRYVDTAPHYGLGLAEERVGAALRDRPRDGFVLQTKVGRLLVPTGGDAAGRDTEGFDVPATRTRVWDFSAAGVRRSIEDSLERLGLDRVDVALVHDPDDHLDDARRGAFPELLRMREEGIVRAVGAGMNETAPLTAFVEEFDLDVVLVAGRYHLLDASAATDLFPAAQRGGTAVVLGGVFASGLLAHDDPPPESTYAYAQAPADLVARARRIAQVAREHGTTLPALAVQHALAHPAVASVVLGMRSPAEVHRNAGLFAPAPAGVWEALDREGLVAGRVAA, encoded by the coding sequence GTGTTCGCTCTGCCGCGCTGGGGCCTGGGCTCGGCCGCCCTCGGGAACCTGTACACGGCCGTGTCCGACGAGGACGCCCGCGCCACGGTGGACGCCTGCTGGGACGCCGGGATCCGCTACGTCGACACCGCCCCGCACTACGGCCTGGGGCTGGCCGAGGAACGCGTCGGCGCCGCCCTGCGCGACCGGCCCCGGGACGGGTTCGTGCTGCAGACCAAGGTCGGCCGCCTCCTCGTCCCCACGGGCGGCGACGCGGCGGGCCGGGACACCGAGGGCTTCGACGTGCCCGCCACCCGCACCCGCGTGTGGGACTTCTCCGCGGCCGGAGTCCGCCGCTCGATCGAGGACAGCCTGGAACGGCTCGGCCTGGACCGCGTCGACGTCGCCCTCGTCCACGACCCCGACGACCACCTCGACGACGCGCGCCGGGGCGCCTTCCCGGAACTGCTGCGGATGCGCGAGGAGGGGATCGTGCGCGCGGTCGGCGCCGGGATGAACGAGACCGCCCCGTTGACCGCGTTCGTCGAGGAGTTCGACCTCGACGTCGTGCTCGTCGCCGGGCGCTACCACCTGCTCGACGCGTCCGCGGCGACCGACCTGTTCCCGGCCGCGCAGCGGGGCGGCACGGCGGTCGTCCTGGGCGGGGTCTTCGCCTCGGGGCTGCTCGCGCACGACGACCCGCCCCCGGAGTCCACCTACGCCTACGCGCAGGCCCCGGCAGACCTCGTGGCGCGGGCCCGGCGCATCGCCCAGGTCGCCCGCGAGCACGGGACGACGCTGCCGGCCCTGGCCGTGCAGCACGCCCTGGCCCACCCGGCCGTGGCGTCGGTGGTCCTCGGCATGCGCTCACCGGCCGAGGTGCACCGCAACGCCGGGCTGTTCGCGCCGGCCCCGGCCGGGGTGTGGGAGGCCCTGGACCGCGAGGGGCTCGTGGCCGGGAGGGTGGCAGCGTGA